A segment of the Desulfomicrobium macestii genome:
AGACGATGGTGCCGATGTCCCTGGAAAGGGCCAGATCGCAAAGTTCGTCTCCGGAAGCGTAAGCCAGAAGAAAGGACTTGCGCAAGACGATTTCTCCGCTTTCGGAAATGGTCAGCAACAGGGCTTCGGTAGTCAGGTCGAAGCGAGGGGCGATTTCGTCCTTGGCGACGGTGATCAGCACGCGGCGTTCCATTGCTATCGCTCCTCCGTGTTCTTGCGACCGGCCTTGCGACTCTTTTCCACCGGGCGAACAGGCGCTTCGGTTTCGGCGTCGTCCGTCAGGTGCATGGGCAGATGCTCGGTCCGGATGGTGTCGCCGCTACATACCATGGCGGCGAATTCCATGATGTTTTTGAGCTCGCGCACGTTGCCCGGAAAATCGTGGGCGTACACATGGCGCTGGGCTTTGGGGCT
Coding sequences within it:
- a CDS encoding NifB/NifX family molybdenum-iron cluster-binding protein, with the translated sequence MERRVLITVAKDEIAPRFDLTTEALLLTISESGEIVLRKSFLLAYASGDELCDLALSRDIGTIVCGGIEDEYYHYLRWKRIDVIDSVMGPVERVVSRLTEGTLKAGDILYDRALETT